Proteins found in one Arachis stenosperma cultivar V10309 chromosome 8, arast.V10309.gnm1.PFL2, whole genome shotgun sequence genomic segment:
- the LOC130946824 gene encoding uncharacterized protein LOC130946824 isoform X1: MKIWMSSSSSTHHIYMCNMFILLCILQIIIKGPALCFGNMDEDKILRVGEELERETLLLQGGSRFYKLENLRPHTWYEVKISYPASVPAIFSIQLLKSKLLVNSNRRLLNTEKLIFKSYGDEDKHNILFVTVEPEGFPAIPHVQERQFIIFNIVCDELLLGIPHKAWWVVALALLCLCIAFVIPSFLPPYLLPKNQVSRSTQHVSQKLFDK, translated from the exons ATGAAGATTTGGatgtcatcttcatcatctaCCCATCACATTTATATGTGTAATATGTTTATTCTACTTTGCATTCTCCAGATCATCATAAAGGGCCCAGCCCTCTGCTTTGGGAATAT GGATGAGGATAAAATTCTGAGAGTTGGAGAAGAGCTTGAGAGAGAAACGTTGCTATTACAAGGTGGCTCTCGCTTTTATAAATTAGAGAATCTGAGACCACACACTTGGTATGAAGTGAAGATATCATATCCAGCTTCT GTACCAGCTATTTTCTCCATACAACTACTTAAATCGAAATTGTTGGTGAACAGTAACAGGAGATTACTCAACACTGAGAAGCTCATTTTCAAATCCTATGGTGATGAG GATAAACACAACATATTATTTGTAACTGTGGAGCCAGAGGGGTTTCCAGCAATACCACATGTACAAGAGAGGCAGTTTATTATCTTCAACATTG TCTGTGACGAACTATTATTAGGCATACCCCACAAAGCTTGGTGGGTAGTGGCGCTGGCATTACTCTGTCTATGCATTGCATTCGTCATCCCTTCTTTTCTTCCACCGTATTTGTTACCAAAGAACCAAGTGTCAAGGTCTACTCAACATGTGTCTCAAAAACTTTTTGACAAGTGA
- the LOC130946824 gene encoding uncharacterized protein LOC130946824 isoform X2 — protein sequence MDEDKILRVGEELERETLLLQGGSRFYKLENLRPHTWYEVKISYPASVPAIFSIQLLKSKLLVNSNRRLLNTEKLIFKSYGDEDKHNILFVTVEPEGFPAIPHVQERQFIIFNIVCDELLLGIPHKAWWVVALALLCLCIAFVIPSFLPPYLLPKNQVSRSTQHVSQKLFDK from the exons AT GGATGAGGATAAAATTCTGAGAGTTGGAGAAGAGCTTGAGAGAGAAACGTTGCTATTACAAGGTGGCTCTCGCTTTTATAAATTAGAGAATCTGAGACCACACACTTGGTATGAAGTGAAGATATCATATCCAGCTTCT GTACCAGCTATTTTCTCCATACAACTACTTAAATCGAAATTGTTGGTGAACAGTAACAGGAGATTACTCAACACTGAGAAGCTCATTTTCAAATCCTATGGTGATGAG GATAAACACAACATATTATTTGTAACTGTGGAGCCAGAGGGGTTTCCAGCAATACCACATGTACAAGAGAGGCAGTTTATTATCTTCAACATTG TCTGTGACGAACTATTATTAGGCATACCCCACAAAGCTTGGTGGGTAGTGGCGCTGGCATTACTCTGTCTATGCATTGCATTCGTCATCCCTTCTTTTCTTCCACCGTATTTGTTACCAAAGAACCAAGTGTCAAGGTCTACTCAACATGTGTCTCAAAAACTTTTTGACAAGTGA
- the LOC130946825 gene encoding oleosin Ara h 15.0101, whose protein sequence is MSDQTRTGYGGGGSYGSSYGGGGTYGSSYGTSYDPSTNQPIRQAIKFMTASTIGVSFLILSGLILTGTVIGLIIATPLLVIFSPILVPAAITLALAAGGFLFSGGCGVAAIAALSWLYSYVTGKHPAGSDRLDYAKGVIADKARDVKDRAKDYAGAGRAQEGTQGY, encoded by the coding sequence ATGTCTGATCAAACAAGGACAGGCTATGGAGGAGGAGGGTCCTATGGATCATCCTATGGTGGAGGAGGCACCTATGGTTCATCTTATGGAACCTCCTATGACCCCAGTACTAACCAACCTATACGCCAAGCCATCAAGTTCATGACAGCATCAACCATTGGTGTCTCATTCTTGATCCTGTCTGGGTTGATCCTCACTGGAACTGTCATAGGTTTGATCATTGCAACACCACTTCTTGTTATCTTCAGTCCTATCCTTGTCCCTGCTGCCATAACCCTTGCACTGGCTGCTGGTGgatttttgttctctggtggCTGTGGTGTTGCTGCCATTGCTGCATTGTCATGGTTGTACAGCTATGTCACTGGGAAACACCCTGCTGGCTCTGATAGGCTTGATTATGCTAAAGGGGTGATTGCTGATAAGGCTAGGGATGTTAAGGACAGGGCCAAGGATTATGCTGGTGCTGGTAGGGCTCAGGAGGGCACACAAGGGTATTGA